The Mesomycoplasma flocculare ATCC 27399 genome includes a window with the following:
- the obgE gene encoding GTPase ObgE, with the protein MRFIDHVSIEVEAGKGGDGVVSFRREAHVDKGGPDGGDGGDGGSIYFVGDSGLNTLLQFYQTKKIFGNNGENGRSKNRKGAAGKDIFIKVPIGTQVYAKNTLICDIILQKEYLIARGGKGGLGNNRFKNSKNKAPRISENGELGQKFNLNLELKVIADIGLIGKPNAGKSTLLSLISNSKPKIANYEFTTIVPQLGLVKIYDNSFIVADLPGLISGASSGKGMGFVFLKHIERCVALAHIVDFGTEEKNPINDFLEINDELGKFSQKLLNLKQIIIANKYDLPNFQKNLENFQKKFPKIPIIKASLISHNKKECEKIKEKMFDLIKKSKKNLKIQPINEIPVEFNLEAPFLIENKNLGFYEVKGEIIKKLINKIPLNSQENIFRFNTKIKNIGLWDELIKQGVKSGDTVKIYDLEFQWT; encoded by the coding sequence ATGAGATTTATTGACCATGTTTCAATCGAAGTTGAAGCCGGAAAAGGAGGAGATGGGGTTGTTTCTTTTCGAAGAGAAGCGCACGTTGATAAAGGCGGGCCTGATGGCGGCGATGGCGGCGATGGCGGTTCAATTTATTTTGTTGGCGATTCTGGTTTGAATACTTTATTGCAATTTTATCAAACAAAAAAAATTTTTGGTAATAATGGCGAAAATGGTAGGTCAAAAAATCGAAAGGGAGCAGCTGGAAAAGATATTTTTATAAAAGTACCTATAGGAACTCAAGTATATGCAAAAAATACTTTAATTTGTGATATAATTTTGCAAAAGGAATATTTAATAGCTCGTGGAGGCAAAGGGGGGTTAGGGAATAACCGTTTTAAGAATTCTAAAAATAAAGCACCTAGAATTTCCGAAAATGGTGAATTAGGACAAAAGTTTAACCTTAATCTTGAACTAAAAGTTATTGCTGATATTGGACTAATAGGCAAACCAAACGCAGGAAAATCTACGCTTTTGTCACTGATTTCTAATTCAAAACCTAAAATTGCAAATTACGAATTCACAACTATAGTTCCACAATTAGGGCTTGTAAAAATTTATGATAATTCATTCATTGTGGCCGATCTTCCAGGTTTAATTTCAGGGGCTAGTTCTGGAAAGGGAATGGGGTTTGTTTTTTTAAAACATATAGAAAGATGTGTAGCGCTTGCTCATATTGTCGATTTTGGAACCGAAGAAAAAAATCCTATTAATGATTTTCTTGAAATCAATGACGAATTAGGAAAATTCAGTCAAAAATTATTAAATTTAAAGCAAATAATAATTGCAAACAAATATGATTTACCAAATTTTCAAAAAAATTTAGAGAATTTTCAGAAAAAATTTCCTAAAATCCCAATAATTAAAGCTAGTTTAATTTCGCATAATAAAAAAGAATGTGAAAAAATAAAAGAAAAAATGTTTGATTTAATTAAAAAAAGTAAAAAAAATCTAAAGATTCAGCCGATAAATGAGATTCCAGTAGAATTTAATTTAGAAGCTCCTTTTTTGATAGAAAACAAAAATCTTGGATTTTACGAAGTTAAAGGTGAAATAATTAAAAAACTTATTAATAAAATTCCTTTAAATTCTCAAGAAAATATTTTTAGATTTAATACTAAAATCAAAAATATTGGGCTTTGAGATGAATTAATTAAACAAGGGGTAAAATCAGGCGATACAGTCAAAATTTATGACCTTGAATTTCAATGAACCTAA
- a CDS encoding MG284/MPN403 family protein, producing MDDIRKPKRSLRKKLKNPSEWSFVEKKSLVSFLFLYHKASKLNSQKEKVYETLGLSNKMDDLPISSIERALSLLEPKYTKLLIKEFIDNDRNWIKKYWSKSTYYKNMHKAIDQFIIILNL from the coding sequence ATGGACGACATTCGCAAACCTAAAAGATCATTACGTAAAAAATTAAAAAACCCATCAGAATGGTCATTTGTTGAAAAAAAATCATTAGTATCTTTTTTATTTTTATACCATAAGGCAAGCAAATTAAATTCACAAAAAGAAAAAGTATATGAAACTTTAGGGTTAAGCAATAAAATGGATGATTTGCCAATTTCATCAATTGAACGCGCACTTTCTCTATTAGAACCTAAATATACTAAGCTTTTAATCAAAGAATTTATTGATAATGATCGGAACTGGATTAAAAAGTATTGGTCAAAATCAACCTATTATAAAAATATGCACAAGGCAATTGACCAATTTATCATAATTTTAAATCTTTAA
- a CDS encoding MHO_1590 family protein, which yields MKIAIKIATALISTVIIAAAGFGGWYLYNQKLQNSIPPIKKQLDFDVKNENEYKDSDVFPNIYANDFYDTIKVKDGEVYIDEWLVENVIKEIVSKIKVAFGSVNFRYQIDEKKDTIYIEILWKYKKNKLNRNYKISLYQDV from the coding sequence TTGAAAATTGCTATTAAAATCGCAACAGCCCTAATATCAACAGTCATAATTGCTGCTGCCGGTTTCGGAGGTTGATATTTGTATAATCAAAAATTACAAAATTCAATACCCCCAATAAAAAAACAACTTGATTTTGACGTAAAAAATGAAAATGAATACAAAGATAGCGATGTTTTCCCTAATATTTATGCCAATGACTTTTATGATACAATTAAAGTCAAAGATGGAGAAGTTTATATAGATGAATGATTAGTTGAAAATGTAATTAAAGAAATTGTTTCAAAAATTAAAGTTGCTTTCGGGTCGGTGAATTTTCGATACCAAATAGATGAAAAAAAAGATACAATATATATTGAAATTCTTTGAAAATATAAGAAAAACAAGTTAAACCGAAACTATAAAATTAGTTTATATCAAGATGTTTAA
- a CDS encoding Y-family DNA polymerase, with the protein MPKIIAHIDIDNFFVSSEIRLNPKLEGQPIVISRNENFAMAVSVSEKVKEKGFKITDKISDIKKNIPNLIVIKPNLRYYNFLSKQFFDYITKNFTKKIEIYSIDECFVDLTNFSRKFNTILEMLWFIKKKSIKNFVLPISISVSYNKLLAKMATNLAKNTKLRVMTLTKANVPKLICPQKIKNLFGIGIQIEQKLKDVGVFTVADLLKKGINNEKIVKILGINRHYFFQSLTRIGDDNVSDKLKKFKSLSHFSTFPIEILLTKKKILDVISNFLLDLVEKLKKYNKAVNRVEFVFKLKKNNIKDWIFSDISTPSNDYDFLYSNLVALVEKVENFSSIHGFGISPLKVSHYDKSMLKTNPKVKNIISSVNKSIGSKKLFVLNYLKN; encoded by the coding sequence ATGCCAAAAATAATTGCACACATAGATATTGACAATTTTTTTGTTTCATCAGAAATTAGACTAAATCCGAAACTAGAAGGACAGCCAATTGTAATTTCTCGAAACGAGAATTTTGCAATGGCTGTTTCTGTTTCTGAAAAAGTAAAAGAAAAAGGATTTAAAATTACAGATAAAATCTCTGATATTAAAAAAAATATACCTAATTTAATTGTAATTAAGCCAAATCTAAGATATTACAATTTTTTATCAAAGCAATTTTTTGATTATATCACTAAAAATTTTACTAAAAAAATTGAAATTTATTCAATTGATGAATGTTTTGTTGACCTAACAAATTTTTCTAGAAAATTTAATACGATCTTAGAAATGTTGTGATTTATTAAAAAAAAGTCAATTAAAAATTTTGTATTACCCATTTCAATCAGTGTTTCTTATAATAAATTGCTTGCAAAAATGGCGACTAATTTAGCCAAAAACACAAAATTAAGAGTTATGACGCTTACAAAAGCTAATGTTCCTAAATTAATTTGCCCGCAAAAAATTAAAAATCTTTTTGGTATAGGTATTCAAATCGAGCAAAAACTAAAAGATGTTGGAGTTTTTACTGTAGCAGATCTTTTAAAAAAAGGGATTAATAATGAAAAGATAGTCAAAATTTTAGGGATTAATCGCCACTATTTTTTTCAATCTCTTACAAGAATAGGAGATGATAATGTTAGTGATAAGCTGAAAAAATTTAAAAGTCTTTCACATTTTTCCACTTTTCCAATAGAAATTTTATTAACTAAAAAGAAAATTTTAGATGTAATTTCCAACTTTTTGTTAGATTTAGTAGAAAAATTAAAGAAATATAATAAAGCCGTTAATCGTGTGGAATTTGTTTTTAAGTTAAAAAAAAATAACATAAAGGATTGAATATTTTCTGATATAAGCACCCCTTCTAATGATTATGATTTTCTTTATAGTAATTTAGTTGCGCTTGTTGAAAAAGTTGAGAATTTTTCTTCAATTCATGGTTTTGGTATTAGCCCATTAAAAGTTTCGCATTATGATAAAAGCATGTTAAAAACTAATCCTAAAGTGAAAAATATTATTTCAAGCGTTAATAAAAGCATAGGATCTAAAAAATTATTTGTGCTAAATTACCTAAAAAATTAA
- a CDS encoding F0F1 ATP synthase subunit A: MDFFSNWNQPQLFTLFILVVFAIILSIIIFFHIKKSKIDKSPSAIVLFAESYLIFIDDLVETAGEGYLNKTKPYIFSLFTFFLLGNLLSLVGLEPISTSISVTLSLAFVSWFGIFVVGALYSRRGYLFDFVKNPLKIIGVPAPLISLSFRMYGNLISGSVLFLIIYSGVQWVYQKIPLGVFGNFNLPIVLIYPPFLIYFDVVGSLVQSFIFVILTVSYWGMEINHVEKNEKISKDQQVFKKV; this comes from the coding sequence ATGGATTTTTTCTCAAATTGAAATCAACCACAATTATTTACTCTTTTTATTTTAGTAGTTTTCGCAATCATTTTATCAATTATTATTTTTTTTCACATAAAAAAATCCAAAATTGATAAATCACCATCAGCGATTGTTTTATTTGCAGAATCTTATTTAATTTTTATTGATGATCTCGTTGAGACAGCAGGCGAAGGTTATTTAAATAAAACAAAGCCTTATATTTTTTCGCTTTTTACATTTTTTTTGTTAGGAAATTTATTATCACTTGTTGGTTTGGAACCAATTTCAACATCAATTTCAGTCACTTTAAGTTTGGCATTTGTTAGTTGATTTGGTATTTTTGTAGTTGGCGCACTTTATTCAAGGCGAGGATATTTGTTTGATTTTGTAAAAAATCCTTTAAAAATAATTGGAGTTCCAGCACCATTAATTTCGCTTTCTTTTCGAATGTATGGAAATTTAATCTCCGGATCCGTTTTATTTTTAATTATTTATTCGGGCGTTCAATGAGTTTACCAAAAAATACCTTTGGGCGTTTTTGGTAATTTTAACTTGCCGATTGTATTGATTTATCCACCTTTTCTTATTTATTTTGATGTTGTTGGCTCGTTGGTTCAATCATTTATTTTTGTAATTTTAACAGTATCATATTGAGGTATGGAAATTAATCATGTTGAAAAAAATGAAAAAATCAGCAAAGATCAGCAAGTTTTCAAAAAGGTTTAA
- a CDS encoding F0F1 ATP synthase subunit C has translation MNSLITFSHQVVQNFQQAAEATNTNPSNAKQFAYLGAGIAMIGVIGVGAGQGHSVGKACEAIARNPEAQKQVFRVLVIGTAISETSSIYALLVAFILIFVNG, from the coding sequence ATGAATTCTCTTATAACTTTTTCACATCAAGTTGTTCAAAATTTTCAGCAAGCAGCTGAAGCAACAAACACAAATCCTTCAAACGCAAAACAATTCGCGTATTTAGGAGCCGGAATTGCAATGATTGGTGTTATTGGTGTTGGTGCAGGTCAAGGTCATTCAGTTGGCAAAGCATGTGAAGCAATTGCTAGAAACCCGGAAGCTCAAAAACAAGTTTTTCGAGTTTTAGTTATCGGAACAGCAATTTCCGAGACTAGTTCAATTTATGCGCTTCTTGTTGCTTTTATTTTGATTTTCGTTAATGGTTAA
- a CDS encoding ATP synthase F0 subunit B gives MVNLNQSLSDLFKGIIPNVYVISATIASFLILLLVIIYFVYRPLKKYIKMRKDFLQGHIDSTIKANEKAQKLENETQKKLIETKEFCKTLKEKSEIEANKFLENSKKTATEQTRQLINEGQKVLVEYEKEIVSKYQENVINVAFEISRKYLVNQEKNNKILHQKLLLDLQKELESQEKI, from the coding sequence ATGGTAAATCTTAATCAATCATTAAGTGATTTGTTCAAAGGAATTATTCCTAATGTTTATGTAATTAGTGCAACAATAGCAAGTTTTTTAATTTTGCTTTTAGTAATTATATATTTTGTTTATCGCCCATTAAAAAAATACATAAAAATGCGAAAAGATTTTCTTCAAGGACACATAGATTCAACAATAAAGGCAAATGAAAAAGCGCAAAAACTTGAAAATGAAACGCAAAAAAAGCTTATTGAAACTAAAGAATTTTGCAAAACACTCAAAGAAAAATCAGAAATTGAAGCTAATAAATTTCTTGAAAATTCAAAAAAAACCGCAACAGAACAAACCCGCCAACTAATTAACGAAGGGCAAAAAGTTTTAGTTGAATATGAAAAAGAAATAGTTAGTAAATATCAAGAAAATGTCATAAATGTTGCATTTGAAATTAGCAGAAAGTATCTTGTTAACCAAGAAAAAAACAACAAAATTTTGCATCAAAAATTACTTTTAGACTTACAAAAAGAATTAGAATCACAAGAAAAAATTTAG
- a CDS encoding F0F1 ATP synthase subunit delta: MHLHVKNYFGYAEALFEIAVSNNKVENFLNDSFFILDIIQSHPILVLVFNSYFVSNQEKFNLIDRIFSEKVEKLIINFLKLISKSNLFSHYKHILVKFIKLANMHLHQTWGEIETAFPISVSIISSFENILSNKLNKKVHLRQKINSELISGIRIIVDSQIFDNSIFSQLKLLKQTLKKQTKTKKSL, encoded by the coding sequence ATGCATTTACATGTAAAAAATTATTTTGGGTATGCTGAAGCGCTTTTTGAGATAGCGGTTTCTAATAATAAAGTAGAAAATTTTTTAAATGATAGTTTTTTTATCCTTGACATAATTCAGTCGCATCCAATTTTAGTTTTAGTGTTTAATTCTTATTTTGTTTCAAATCAGGAAAAATTCAACTTAATTGATAGAATTTTTTCAGAAAAAGTTGAAAAATTAATAATTAATTTTCTTAAATTGATCAGCAAAAGCAATCTTTTTTCACATTATAAACATATTTTGGTAAAATTTATAAAACTTGCAAATATGCATTTACACCAAACTTGAGGCGAAATAGAGACTGCTTTTCCGATTTCTGTTTCAATTATTTCTAGTTTTGAAAATATACTTTCTAATAAACTGAACAAAAAAGTCCATTTAAGACAAAAAATTAACTCTGAATTAATTTCCGGAATTAGAATAATTGTTGATAGTCAAATTTTTGATAATTCCATTTTTTCGCAACTTAAGTTATTAAAACAAACATTAAAAAAACAAACAAAAACCAAAAAAAGTCTATAA
- the atpA gene encoding F0F1 ATP synthase subunit alpha, which translates to MNKDINLTTIIRNEIENFESKIQNNDIGKVIVVGDGVALVSGIERVKFGELVEFENNVFGIALNLEQDLIGVVIMGGENCVFQGSIVKRTKSVISITVGDQLLGRVVNALGVPIDGKGEFDNSIKREIFTNAPSIMDRKSVARGLKTGILAIDSLVPIGRGQRELIIGDRQTGKTTIAIDTILNQKGKNVYCVYVAIGQKNSSVAQIVSLLEKKEALKYTTVVLAGASELSPLQYLAPYSGTSIAEYWMYKGKDVLIIYDDLSKHAIAYRTLSLLLRRPPGREAFPGDIFYQHSYLLERSSQLSDAKNGGSITALPIIETQAGDISAYIPTNVISITDGQIFVRDSLFNSGQKPAIDIGLSVSRVGSAAQSRLMKLASSSLKLELAQYNELKAFAQFGSDLGPSSQLILDRGNKIYEFLKQEKQQPLSENQQIMLLILIRQNLIDRLELNSIQSFKSVFLKFIDSDSEIKLAFEVISKNQSLEEKDLSKFLKIISNFIEKFNLGHVF; encoded by the coding sequence ATGAACAAAGATATAAATTTAACAACAATAATTAGGAATGAAATTGAAAATTTCGAGTCAAAAATTCAAAATAACGACATTGGAAAAGTTATTGTTGTTGGCGATGGAGTCGCGCTTGTATCCGGAATTGAAAGAGTAAAATTTGGTGAACTTGTTGAATTTGAAAATAACGTTTTTGGAATTGCGCTTAATTTAGAGCAAGATTTAATCGGTGTAGTTATTATGGGTGGGGAAAATTGTGTTTTTCAAGGTTCAATTGTTAAAAGAACAAAATCCGTAATTTCAATCACAGTTGGCGATCAACTTTTAGGACGTGTTGTAAATGCGCTTGGAGTTCCAATTGATGGTAAAGGTGAATTCGATAATAGTATTAAACGTGAAATTTTTACAAACGCCCCTTCAATTATGGACAGAAAAAGTGTTGCAAGAGGGTTAAAAACCGGAATTTTAGCAATTGATTCGCTAGTTCCTATTGGTAGAGGTCAGCGTGAATTAATAATCGGTGATCGACAAACTGGAAAAACAACAATCGCAATAGATACAATTTTGAATCAAAAAGGGAAAAATGTTTACTGTGTTTATGTTGCAATTGGGCAAAAAAATTCAAGTGTTGCACAAATAGTTTCACTTCTTGAAAAAAAAGAAGCGCTTAAATATACAACTGTTGTTTTGGCTGGCGCTAGCGAACTCTCGCCTTTACAATATCTTGCGCCTTATTCGGGAACTTCGATTGCCGAATATTGAATGTACAAAGGAAAAGATGTTTTGATAATTTATGATGATTTATCAAAACACGCAATTGCTTATCGCACGTTATCACTCCTTTTAAGACGACCACCCGGACGCGAAGCTTTTCCAGGCGATATTTTCTACCAGCATTCTTACCTTCTTGAAAGATCATCGCAATTGTCTGATGCAAAAAATGGCGGTTCAATAACCGCGCTGCCAATAATCGAAACTCAAGCAGGTGATATTTCAGCTTATATTCCGACAAACGTAATTTCAATTACTGATGGGCAAATTTTTGTAAGAGATAGTTTATTTAATTCTGGACAAAAACCGGCGATTGACATTGGGCTTTCAGTTTCCCGTGTTGGTTCAGCTGCGCAGTCGAGGTTAATGAAATTAGCATCTTCATCTTTAAAATTAGAATTAGCACAATATAACGAACTTAAGGCTTTTGCCCAGTTTGGTTCAGATTTAGGCCCTAGTTCACAGTTAATTCTCGATCGTGGGAATAAAATTTACGAATTTTTAAAACAAGAAAAGCAGCAACCACTTAGTGAAAATCAACAAATTATGTTGCTAATTTTGATTCGTCAGAATTTAATTGATCGCTTAGAACTGAATTCTATTCAATCATTTAAGTCTGTTTTTCTAAAATTCATTGATTCTGATAGTGAAATCAAATTAGCGTTTGAAGTAATTAGCAAAAACCAAAGTCTAGAAGAAAAAGATTTATCTAAATTTCTTAAAATTATCTCAAATTTCATTGAAAAATTTAATTTAGGACATGTATTTTAG
- a CDS encoding F0F1 ATP synthase subunit gamma: MAKLNRLRARFVQIQNIKKMTNVMEMIANAKIPKIKNQFKSAQEYFENLDYIFQNIVNNLGSKIDEFIKTESKKNLYIIFGSNLGFCGALNNLIIKKITPKLKENDEIIVFSKKIYNFLSINQSKLIIKYYQNIEESNFSEPILQVTNLIYQAILAKKYNKILICYNKFISIIHSKPQVHNLLEFQKNIIKYDGYGPEFEPSAAEVFEKLMPFYIKSVLEKLFIESKLVETSARRASMESATENASEILRKLELEINSSRQTMITQEIIEIISGKM, translated from the coding sequence ATGGCCAAATTAAACCGACTTCGAGCACGATTTGTTCAGATTCAGAACATAAAAAAAATGACAAATGTTATGGAGATGATTGCGAATGCAAAAATTCCAAAAATTAAGAATCAATTTAAATCAGCGCAAGAATATTTTGAAAATTTAGACTATATTTTTCAAAATATTGTTAATAATTTAGGTTCAAAAATTGATGAATTCATCAAAACAGAGTCAAAAAAAAATCTTTATATTATTTTTGGCTCAAATTTGGGGTTTTGTGGTGCGCTTAATAATTTAATTATAAAAAAAATTACACCTAAACTAAAAGAAAATGACGAAATTATTGTTTTTAGCAAGAAAATTTATAACTTTTTATCAATAAATCAGTCAAAATTAATTATAAAATATTATCAAAATATTGAAGAATCCAATTTTAGCGAGCCAATTTTGCAAGTGACAAATCTAATATATCAAGCAATTTTGGCCAAAAAGTACAATAAAATTTTGATTTGCTACAATAAATTTATCAGCATTATTCATTCAAAACCTCAGGTTCATAATTTGCTAGAATTTCAAAAAAATATTATAAAATATGATGGATATGGTCCGGAATTTGAGCCAAGTGCCGCTGAAGTTTTTGAGAAATTAATGCCTTTTTATATCAAATCGGTTCTTGAAAAACTTTTTATTGAATCAAAACTAGTTGAAACATCTGCCCGCCGCGCATCAATGGAAAGCGCAACTGAAAATGCTAGTGAAATTCTGCGAAAATTAGAACTTGAAATTAATTCAAGCCGTCAGACAATGATAACACAGGAAATTATTGAAATTATTAGTGGTAAAATGTAG